The following coding sequences are from one Verrucosispora sp. WMMD573 window:
- a CDS encoding NADH-quinone oxidoreductase subunit D, which yields MAGMTTGELRELTVGTGAGLVAGTGGEQLGADMVLNIGPQHPSTHGVLRLKLVLDGERVLAAEPVVGYMHRGAEKLFEVRDYRQIIVLANRHDWLSAFANELGVVLAVERLMGMEVPERATWLRMALAELNRVLNHLMFLGSYPLEIGAITPMFYAFRERETLQTVLEEVSGGRIHYMFNRVGGLKEEVPAGWTGRARVAIGEVRRRMPDLDNLIRRNEIFLARTVGVGVLSAADAAAFGASGPVARASGLDLDLRRDEPYLAYDQLDVPVVTKTAGDCHARFEVLLDQVYTSLDLAEQCLDRVDRLTGPINTRLPKVLKAPEGHTYAWTENPLGINGYYLVSRGEKTPWRLKLRTASYANVQALATLLPGCLVPDLIAILGSMFFVVGDIDK from the coding sequence ATGGCGGGCATGACCACGGGAGAGCTGCGCGAGCTGACCGTTGGCACCGGCGCCGGGCTGGTGGCCGGCACCGGCGGCGAGCAGCTCGGCGCGGACATGGTGCTGAACATCGGACCGCAGCACCCCTCCACGCACGGCGTGCTACGACTCAAGCTCGTGCTCGACGGCGAGCGGGTGCTCGCCGCCGAACCGGTCGTCGGTTACATGCACCGGGGTGCCGAGAAGCTGTTCGAGGTACGCGATTACCGGCAGATCATCGTGCTGGCCAACCGGCACGACTGGCTCTCGGCGTTCGCCAACGAGCTGGGCGTGGTGCTCGCGGTGGAACGGCTGATGGGCATGGAGGTGCCCGAGCGGGCCACCTGGCTGCGGATGGCGCTCGCCGAGTTGAACCGGGTACTCAACCACCTGATGTTCCTCGGTTCGTATCCACTCGAGATCGGGGCGATCACTCCGATGTTCTACGCCTTCCGAGAACGGGAGACGCTCCAGACGGTGCTGGAGGAGGTCTCCGGCGGGCGGATCCACTACATGTTCAACCGGGTCGGCGGCCTGAAGGAGGAGGTGCCGGCCGGCTGGACCGGACGGGCCCGGGTCGCCATCGGTGAGGTACGCCGCCGGATGCCGGACCTGGACAACCTGATCCGCAGGAACGAGATCTTCCTGGCCCGTACCGTCGGCGTGGGGGTGCTGTCGGCGGCCGACGCGGCGGCGTTCGGTGCCTCCGGTCCGGTCGCCCGGGCCTCCGGGCTCGACCTGGACCTGCGCCGGGACGAGCCGTATCTGGCCTACGACCAGCTCGACGTGCCGGTGGTGACGAAGACGGCCGGCGACTGCCACGCCCGCTTCGAGGTGCTGCTCGACCAGGTTTACACCTCGCTCGATCTGGCGGAGCAGTGCCTGGACCGGGTCGACCGGCTCACCGGACCGATCAACACCAGGCTGCCGAAGGTGCTCAAGGCACCGGAGGGACACACCTACGCCTGGACGGAGAACCCACTCGGCATCAACGGGTACTACCTGGTCTCCCGGGGCGAGAAGACGCCGTGGCGACTCAAGTTGCGTACCGCCTCGTACGCCAACGTGCAGGCCCTGGCCACCCTGCTGCCCGGCTGTCTGGTGCCGGATCTGATCGCCATCCTCGGCTCGATGTTCTTCGTGGTCGGCGACATCGACAAGTGA
- a CDS encoding SAM-dependent methyltransferase: MSMRWREAMRQALYGPAGFFVSGTGPAAHFRTSVHASPIFTSALLRLIHQLDATLGFPDPFDVVDVGAGRGELLSALSAAVTVGVSGEPARTTTAAAGTTPADTSSGSVESLPSAPVPLARRVRFTAVELAPRPADLPDQIAWTNETPTAITGLLLATEWLDNVPLDLATRTDHNWHYLLVDPTTGTETTGEPISRDDTDWLTTWWPSQTHQPPGTQNPTDDPNLPPHTETDGSGPTTSRFRAARPAQGSSLTARSRPGCPETPTDGTPTERTPTDRIPPMGRAEIGRTRDEAWADALRRVDRGLALAVDYGHLRAERPIDGTLTGYRAGRQVPPVPDGSCDVTAHVAMDSVASSGARVARCAYVLTSQREALRALGADGGRPALSLASSDPAGYLRALATASAAAELTDPAGLGGHWWLWQPVGLRADQLPSLAALTDGADGRRG; encoded by the coding sequence ATGTCGATGCGCTGGCGGGAGGCGATGCGGCAAGCGCTCTACGGACCCGCAGGCTTCTTCGTCTCCGGCACCGGACCCGCAGCCCATTTCCGGACCAGCGTCCACGCTTCCCCGATCTTCACCTCGGCGCTGCTCCGCCTGATCCACCAGCTCGACGCCACGCTGGGCTTCCCCGACCCGTTCGACGTGGTGGATGTAGGGGCGGGGCGGGGTGAACTCCTCAGCGCTCTCTCCGCGGCGGTCACCGTTGGGGTTTCCGGGGAGCCCGCCCGGACCACCACAGCCGCCGCCGGTACCACGCCGGCTGACACCTCATCCGGATCCGTCGAGTCGTTGCCGTCCGCGCCGGTTCCGCTGGCTCGGCGGGTACGGTTCACCGCCGTCGAACTCGCCCCGCGCCCTGCCGATCTCCCAGACCAGATCGCCTGGACGAACGAGACCCCCACCGCCATCACCGGCCTGCTGCTGGCCACCGAGTGGCTCGACAACGTCCCCCTCGACCTCGCCACCCGCACCGACCACAACTGGCACTACCTCCTCGTCGACCCCACCACCGGCACCGAAACGACAGGCGAACCGATCAGTCGAGACGACACAGACTGGCTGACCACTTGGTGGCCCTCCCAGACCCACCAGCCCCCCGGCACGCAGAATCCCACCGACGACCCGAACCTCCCTCCGCACACCGAAACGGACGGTTCGGGCCCGACCACGTCGCGTTTCCGGGCAGCCCGGCCGGCGCAGGGATCAAGCCTGACCGCCCGGAGCCGGCCGGGCTGCCCGGAAACCCCCACGGACGGCACGCCCACAGAGCGCACTCCCACGGACCGCATACCGCCAATGGGGCGGGCGGAGATCGGGCGGACCAGGGACGAGGCATGGGCTGACGCCCTGAGGCGCGTCGACCGGGGGCTGGCGTTGGCGGTGGACTATGGACACCTGCGTGCGGAGCGGCCGATCGACGGGACGCTCACCGGGTACCGGGCTGGGCGGCAGGTGCCGCCGGTGCCGGACGGCTCCTGCGACGTCACCGCACACGTCGCCATGGACTCGGTCGCCTCCTCCGGTGCGCGGGTCGCCCGGTGCGCGTACGTGCTGACCTCGCAGCGGGAGGCGTTGCGAGCGCTCGGGGCCGACGGCGGACGACCGGCGTTGAGCCTGGCCTCCAGCGACCCGGCCGGCTACCTGCGGGCGCTGGCCACCGCGTCGGCGGCGGCCGAGTTGACCGACCCGGCCGGCCTCGGCGGCCACTGGTGGCTGTGGCAGCCGGTGGGACTGCGCGCCGATCAGCTGCCGTCTCTCGCGGCCCTGACCGACGGTGCCGACGGGCGGCGCGGCTGA